A part of Pseudobacteroides sp. genomic DNA contains:
- the ileS gene encoding isoleucine--tRNA ligase has protein sequence MSVDYGKTLNLPQTEFPMRANLPQKEPDMLKKWEEMDIYNKQLKKNAGKPKFILHDGPPYANGGIHLGTSLNKILKDIVVKYYSMAGYETPFVPGWDTHGLPIEQRAIKELGLKRHEVGPVKFRQACKGFALKYLDLQRNAFKRLGVRADWENPYVTLNPEFEAKQIEVFGEMAKKGYIYKGLRPVYWCPDCETALAEAEIEYAEDTTVSIYVKFPVKDDKGVIKNAIGTTENVYFVIWTTTTWTLPGNLAICLNADFEYGLVKVGNEYYVVAVELTESVMKAAGIENYEITARLSGSDLEGILCAHPFLDRNSIVILGDHVTLEAGTGCVHTAPGHGAEDFQVCQKYKIPVIVPVDDKGHLTAEAGKFKGLYYAKANGAIIEELKSTDLLLASEKIDHQYPHCWRCKDPIIFRATEQWFASVEGFRNEALEKIKGVRWIPEWGEERITNMVRDRGDWCISRQRIWGVPIPIFYCKECGLELINDASIAAVASLFREKGSDSWYEVDPKDILPGGTKCTCGCSEFEKENDIMDVWFDSGSSHAAVLETRDDLRWPADMYLEGSDQHRGWFQSSLLTSVATRGEAPFKTVLTHGYVVDGQGRKMSKSLGNGIDPEDVIKEYGADILRLWVASSDYKTDIRISKELLKQLSEVYRKIRNTSRYILGNINDFNPDKDMVKYEELEELDRWALMKLSQLIKKVDEAYGSYEFHMMFHAIHNFCVVDMSNFYLDIIKDRLYTSKADSKERKAAQSVMYEILDSLVRMLAPVLAFTSEEIWHYLPHKATDDAESIQLNSWPVLNEKYLDSKLEEKWSRILDLRSDVSKALEIARADKTIGLSLNAKIVVYADEKAYGFIKEIDDQLATIFITSGFELNKANDVPANALKGEYMDGIWVMVVPAEGEKCERCWMQSVSVGKDENHPTLCERCCSVL, from the coding sequence ATGTCAGTTGACTATGGAAAAACACTTAATCTACCGCAAACAGAGTTTCCTATGAGGGCAAATCTTCCCCAAAAAGAACCTGATATGTTAAAAAAGTGGGAAGAGATGGATATTTATAATAAGCAGTTGAAAAAAAATGCAGGAAAGCCAAAGTTTATTCTTCATGACGGGCCTCCTTATGCAAATGGTGGAATACATCTAGGTACATCATTAAACAAGATACTAAAAGATATAGTTGTAAAGTACTATAGCATGGCAGGCTACGAGACACCATTTGTTCCAGGTTGGGATACACATGGACTTCCTATAGAGCAGAGAGCCATTAAGGAACTTGGTCTTAAGAGGCATGAGGTTGGACCGGTTAAATTCAGGCAGGCTTGCAAGGGATTTGCCTTAAAGTATCTGGATTTACAGAGAAATGCATTTAAAAGACTTGGAGTAAGAGCAGATTGGGAAAACCCTTATGTTACATTAAATCCTGAGTTTGAAGCCAAACAGATAGAGGTTTTTGGTGAAATGGCCAAGAAGGGATATATTTATAAGGGATTAAGACCGGTTTATTGGTGCCCTGACTGTGAAACTGCATTGGCTGAAGCTGAAATCGAGTATGCAGAGGATACAACTGTTTCAATATATGTTAAATTTCCTGTGAAGGATGATAAAGGTGTTATAAAAAATGCCATAGGAACCACTGAAAATGTATACTTTGTTATATGGACAACTACAACATGGACCCTGCCGGGCAACCTTGCCATCTGCTTAAACGCGGACTTTGAATATGGCCTTGTTAAGGTGGGTAACGAGTATTATGTGGTGGCTGTAGAGCTGACTGAAAGTGTAATGAAGGCAGCGGGCATAGAAAATTATGAAATAACTGCAAGACTAAGCGGAAGCGACCTGGAAGGGATATTGTGTGCACATCCTTTCCTAGACAGGAACTCAATTGTTATATTGGGGGATCATGTTACCCTCGAAGCCGGTACAGGCTGCGTTCATACGGCACCTGGACATGGTGCAGAAGACTTCCAGGTATGTCAGAAGTATAAGATACCTGTTATAGTACCTGTTGATGACAAGGGCCATCTGACAGCAGAGGCAGGTAAGTTTAAAGGCCTCTACTATGCAAAAGCCAACGGAGCAATCATTGAAGAGCTTAAAAGCACCGACCTTCTTCTTGCATCAGAGAAAATTGACCATCAGTATCCGCACTGCTGGAGATGTAAGGACCCTATAATATTCAGGGCAACAGAGCAGTGGTTTGCTTCAGTGGAAGGCTTCAGAAATGAAGCATTGGAAAAGATAAAGGGAGTAAGATGGATTCCTGAATGGGGCGAAGAGAGAATAACCAACATGGTCAGGGATAGAGGTGACTGGTGTATTTCCAGACAGAGGATCTGGGGTGTTCCCATACCGATCTTCTACTGTAAGGAATGTGGATTGGAGCTTATAAACGATGCTTCAATCGCTGCAGTTGCTTCACTTTTTAGAGAAAAGGGATCGGACTCTTGGTACGAAGTGGATCCGAAAGATATTCTTCCTGGAGGAACCAAATGTACATGCGGTTGTTCTGAATTTGAAAAAGAAAACGATATAATGGATGTGTGGTTTGATTCCGGTTCAAGCCATGCAGCGGTCCTTGAAACAAGAGATGATTTAAGATGGCCTGCAGATATGTATCTTGAGGGAAGCGATCAACACAGAGGCTGGTTCCAGTCATCACTTCTGACATCTGTTGCTACAAGGGGAGAAGCACCATTTAAGACAGTTCTTACCCATGGCTATGTTGTTGACGGACAGGGAAGGAAAATGTCCAAATCATTAGGAAACGGTATAGATCCTGAGGATGTTATAAAGGAATATGGAGCGGATATCTTAAGGCTCTGGGTTGCGTCTTCAGATTATAAGACCGACATAAGGATTTCAAAAGAGCTACTAAAACAGCTTTCTGAGGTTTATAGAAAAATAAGAAATACCAGCAGGTATATACTTGGAAACATAAATGACTTCAACCCTGATAAAGACATGGTGAAGTATGAAGAATTGGAAGAGTTGGACAGATGGGCACTTATGAAGCTTTCGCAGCTTATAAAGAAAGTTGATGAGGCTTATGGTTCCTATGAGTTCCATATGATGTTCCATGCTATCCATAACTTCTGTGTTGTTGATATGAGTAATTTCTACCTTGATATAATAAAAGACAGACTTTATACATCCAAAGCAGATAGCAAGGAAAGAAAAGCTGCTCAAAGTGTAATGTATGAGATATTGGATTCTTTGGTAAGAATGCTTGCTCCTGTGTTGGCATTTACATCAGAGGAAATATGGCATTACCTTCCGCATAAAGCCACCGATGATGCAGAAAGTATACAGTTAAACAGTTGGCCTGTGCTCAATGAGAAGTATCTTGACAGCAAGCTTGAAGAAAAGTGGAGTAGAATACTAGATCTTAGATCCGATGTATCTAAAGCTCTTGAGATTGCCAGGGCGGATAAAACCATCGGGCTTTCACTAAATGCAAAGATTGTAGTATATGCAGATGAAAAAGCCTACGGATTTATAAAAGAGATTGATGATCAGCTAGCCACCATATTTATTACATCAGGGTTTGAGCTTAATAAAGCAAATGATGTTCCAGCCAATGCACTAAAGGGAGAGTATATGGATGGAATATGGGTAATGGTTGTTCCGGCAGAAGGTGAAAAATGTGAAAGATGCTGGATGCAAAGTGTAAGCGTCGGTAAAGACGAGAATCACCCGACCCTTTGCGAAAGATGTTGTTCAGTGCTTTAA
- a CDS encoding DivIVA domain-containing protein, with protein MNYTPNELKNISFSKSLVRGYNELEVDETFDKIIEDYSSLIHENMELKDKLNVLNEGMAHYKRIEESLQSTLLIAQQTAEEIKRNAYQKAENIYKEAELKAQKLIEGANEQVIRIRYEYEETRKKLQLYKSKAEAMLQSQMEMLKHSVELEDEIS; from the coding sequence ATGAATTATACTCCAAATGAACTAAAGAATATTTCCTTTAGTAAAAGCTTGGTGAGGGGATATAATGAACTGGAAGTTGATGAGACATTTGACAAAATTATTGAGGACTACAGCAGTTTGATACATGAAAACATGGAGCTCAAAGACAAGCTTAATGTTTTAAATGAAGGTATGGCACATTATAAAAGAATTGAGGAGTCATTGCAAAGCACCCTTCTTATAGCACAGCAGACAGCTGAGGAAATAAAGAGAAATGCATATCAAAAGGCTGAAAACATTTACAAGGAAGCCGAGCTTAAGGCTCAAAAGCTTATAGAGGGTGCCAACGAACAGGTTATTCGCATAAGATATGAATATGAGGAAACAAGGAAAAAACTCCAGCTTTATAAAAGCAAAGCTGAGGCTATGCTCCAATCTCAAATGGAAATGCTGAAGCACTCCGTTGAGCTTGAAGATGAAATTTCTTGA
- a CDS encoding HlyD family efflux transporter periplasmic adaptor subunit has product MQEGNKNKGIKLGALMVVLFLLMYIPSLFHWIYGKDIATDIIRSGTIEDSFNLDGLIIRDEEPIDSPFEGKYISEVGEGEKIPLKYKIATVLKDTSAKELEDLSKLDSEILKLRKEKSEKQGLFSQDIIKLDNNIAEKVSAISTACNENNFEKLVDVKKEIDIIIHKKAEILSSLGTPDSQIGALSLKRNNLQAVINAGTRQIYANSPGIISYYVDGYERVLNPNTIDTIKVDEITELLKKEIRPEVNLGTVQVNKPFAKIIKGIYIYIAVIMDKKQSDMLKLGKNVNVRINDINKIVNAVPVSISDTNGNKSTVVFKTDKGLSETTFLRKVNIDIIKNSYDGLEVSYKSLFDINPDGKMGKIVLVKANDAKIRNVEIVGRSGEFAIIKSIDKKVDGQVSLYDTYVINPSNIKEGQLIIK; this is encoded by the coding sequence ATGCAGGAAGGGAATAAAAATAAAGGTATTAAACTTGGTGCTCTTATGGTTGTTTTATTCTTGCTGATGTATATTCCATCATTGTTTCACTGGATTTATGGGAAGGATATTGCCACCGATATTATAAGATCAGGTACGATTGAAGATTCATTTAACCTGGATGGTTTGATTATCCGGGATGAAGAACCTATAGACTCTCCCTTTGAAGGGAAGTATATATCGGAGGTGGGTGAGGGGGAGAAGATTCCTCTTAAATATAAAATTGCTACTGTTTTAAAGGATACATCTGCTAAAGAGTTGGAGGATCTTTCTAAACTTGACTCAGAGATTCTTAAGTTGAGGAAGGAAAAAAGTGAAAAACAGGGTTTGTTTTCTCAGGATATCATTAAACTCGATAATAATATTGCAGAGAAGGTTTCTGCCATATCTACAGCTTGTAATGAAAACAATTTTGAGAAATTAGTTGATGTCAAGAAAGAAATAGACATCATTATCCATAAAAAAGCGGAGATATTAAGTAGTCTTGGGACTCCTGACAGTCAGATTGGTGCTTTAAGTCTTAAGAGAAATAATCTTCAAGCGGTTATAAATGCCGGAACCCGTCAAATTTATGCCAATTCACCGGGTATAATCTCATATTATGTTGATGGATACGAGAGGGTTCTAAATCCAAATACTATAGACACTATAAAAGTTGATGAAATTACTGAGCTCCTAAAAAAAGAGATAAGACCTGAAGTAAATCTTGGAACAGTCCAGGTAAATAAGCCTTTTGCAAAAATTATAAAGGGTATTTATATTTATATAGCAGTGATTATGGACAAAAAACAATCAGATATGTTAAAATTAGGTAAAAATGTTAATGTTAGAATAAATGATATAAATAAGATTGTAAATGCTGTTCCTGTAAGTATTTCGGATACAAACGGAAATAAAAGTACTGTTGTATTTAAGACGGACAAAGGTCTAAGCGAGACCACATTCTTACGTAAAGTTAATATAGACATAATCAAAAACTCCTATGACGGCCTTGAGGTATCATACAAAAGTCTTTTTGATATTAACCCTGATGGTAAAATGGGCAAAATTGTTCTCGTAAAAGCAAACGACGCAAAAATTAGAAATGTTGAGATTGTTGGAAGAAGCGGTGAATTTGCAATTATTAAGAGTATTGATAAGAAGGTGGATGGACAGGTCAGCCTTTATGATACTTATGTCATAAACCCAAGTAATATTAAAGAAGGGCAGCTGATTATAAAATGA
- a CDS encoding cell division protein SepF — protein sequence MAKLINKVLNFVGWEAEEEDELVDEKEVERERDDIAQPQFFNSNKKSQQNKVVNIHTASQYKLVVMQPENFEDAQNIGDHLKNKKPIVVNLEGLEKESARRVVDFLSGAVYALDGSIQRVSANIFIIAPNNVDIMADFKEELRNKGVFPWAK from the coding sequence ATGGCTAAATTGATAAACAAAGTTCTCAACTTTGTTGGTTGGGAAGCTGAAGAAGAGGACGAGCTGGTTGACGAGAAGGAAGTCGAAAGGGAAAGGGACGATATCGCACAGCCTCAGTTTTTTAATTCCAACAAAAAATCTCAGCAAAACAAGGTTGTAAACATTCATACTGCATCACAGTACAAATTAGTTGTTATGCAGCCGGAGAACTTTGAAGACGCTCAGAATATCGGCGATCATCTTAAAAACAAAAAGCCTATCGTTGTTAATTTGGAAGGCCTTGAGAAGGAAAGTGCCCGCAGGGTTGTTGACTTCTTAAGCGGTGCTGTATATGCTTTGGATGGAAGTATACAGAGGGTGTCTGCAAACATATTTATTATTGCACCAAATAACGTAGATATTATGGCTGATTTTAAGGAAGAGCTTAGAAATAAAGGTGTGTTTCCCTGGGCAAAATAA
- the aroB gene encoding 3-dehydroquinate synthase, producing MIKVNIDLGDRSYPIYITTDYSSLAKSIALTKVNGKLALITDNNVDKAQGNECIEALESSGLKVYKYIIEAGEKSKNLDTIRDIYKFLIDNKFDRNSVLLALGGGVVGDITGFVAATFLRGVSFVQIPTSLLAQADSSVGGKVGVDFEGKKNIIGAFYQPKFVYLNVNTLKTLPAREMQAGMAEIVKHGVIRDSDYFDFIDYNVSKIFNFDEDVLQYLAKVNCTIKGAVVEQDETESGLRAILNFGHTIGHAIESVYEFKYLHGECVSLGMVAALNMACDMELIERNEVQRVVDTLKKIGLPVKLDQIDVDEVYERMFFDKKVKDNKITFVLAKAIGEVIQCVVEDEALIKKAISSLQY from the coding sequence TTGATTAAAGTTAATATTGACCTAGGGGATAGAAGCTATCCTATTTATATAACAACTGATTACAGCAGTCTGGCAAAAAGCATTGCCTTGACAAAAGTAAACGGAAAGCTGGCACTTATAACAGACAACAATGTTGACAAAGCTCAAGGGAACGAGTGTATAGAGGCATTGGAATCCAGCGGGCTTAAGGTATACAAGTATATTATCGAAGCCGGTGAGAAGAGTAAAAATCTTGATACTATCAGGGATATCTATAAGTTCCTGATAGACAATAAGTTTGACAGAAATTCAGTACTCTTGGCTCTTGGCGGCGGTGTGGTGGGAGATATTACAGGTTTTGTCGCAGCTACATTTCTAAGAGGAGTCAGCTTTGTACAGATCCCAACATCGCTGCTGGCACAAGCTGACAGCAGTGTAGGAGGAAAAGTAGGAGTTGATTTTGAAGGAAAGAAAAACATAATAGGTGCTTTTTATCAACCCAAGTTTGTGTACTTAAATGTCAATACCCTAAAGACGCTCCCTGCCCGTGAAATGCAGGCAGGAATGGCTGAGATAGTAAAGCACGGCGTTATTAGAGACTCGGATTATTTTGATTTTATAGACTATAATGTTAGCAAAATTTTTAACTTTGATGAAGATGTTCTTCAATATCTGGCTAAAGTTAATTGCACAATAAAAGGTGCTGTAGTTGAACAGGATGAAACGGAAAGCGGACTGCGAGCAATACTCAATTTCGGCCATACTATAGGCCATGCCATTGAAAGTGTATACGAGTTTAAGTATTTACATGGTGAGTGTGTGTCTTTAGGTATGGTTGCAGCTTTAAATATGGCTTGCGATATGGAACTGATTGAGAGAAATGAAGTCCAAAGAGTTGTTGATACTCTGAAGAAAATAGGCTTGCCTGTGAAACTTGATCAAATAGATGTTGATGAGGTTTATGAGAGAATGTTTTTTGACAAAAAGGTAAAGGACAACAAGATAACCTTTGTATTGGCTAAAGCCATTGGCGAGGTAATTCAGTGTGTTGTTGAGGATGAGGCTCTTATTAAAAAGGCAATCAGCTCTTTACAATATTGA
- a CDS encoding YggS family pyridoxal phosphate-dependent enzyme has translation MTGEFDYIKRNIEEVSKRVAAAAHRSGRKLEDIQIIAVTKTVGIEKINCAIDQGLNVLGENRVQELCEKYDILNRDCRWDLIGHLQTNKVKYIIDKVNLIHSVDRMELVQEIQKKAEKAGRVIDVLVQVNVAGEQSKFGLSHHEVKDFIKKINPFDAVKVKGLMTIAPYLQDIEAVRPVFKELYKIFIDIREENIDNIDMKLLSMGMSNDFEAAIEEGANIVRIGTAIFGKR, from the coding sequence ATGACAGGTGAATTTGACTATATCAAAAGAAATATTGAAGAGGTTAGTAAAAGGGTTGCTGCAGCAGCACATCGCTCAGGCAGGAAACTTGAAGACATACAAATAATTGCAGTGACTAAAACAGTTGGTATAGAAAAAATAAATTGTGCAATAGATCAAGGATTAAATGTTTTAGGTGAAAATAGGGTTCAGGAATTGTGTGAAAAGTACGATATTTTAAATAGAGATTGTAGGTGGGATTTAATCGGACATTTACAGACGAATAAAGTAAAGTATATAATTGACAAGGTAAATCTTATTCATTCCGTGGATCGTATGGAGCTGGTACAGGAGATACAAAAAAAGGCTGAAAAAGCCGGAAGGGTTATTGATGTTCTTGTCCAGGTTAATGTTGCCGGAGAACAAAGCAAGTTTGGGCTGTCTCATCATGAGGTAAAAGACTTTATTAAAAAGATCAATCCATTTGATGCAGTTAAGGTAAAGGGACTCATGACAATTGCTCCATACCTTCAAGATATTGAGGCTGTAAGACCTGTTTTCAAGGAATTATATAAAATATTTATTGACATACGAGAGGAAAATATTGATAATATAGATATGAAGCTTTTATCAATGGGAATGAGTAACGATTTCGAAGCGGCTATAGAAGAAGGTGCAAATATAGTTCGGATCGGTACGGCCATTTTTGGTAAAAGGTAA
- a CDS encoding YggT family protein, with amino-acid sequence MQVFSIFGLAIVIVLQIVKYAVILRALLSFLPIQKDNQFINILYQVTEPVLVPIKTFLGRTEWGKNSMIDVSPIIAIFLIWILSSLISSIFGVPQIFSVF; translated from the coding sequence ATGCAGGTATTTAGTATTTTTGGCTTGGCAATTGTGATAGTTCTGCAGATCGTTAAATATGCAGTTATATTGAGAGCTTTGCTTTCGTTTTTGCCTATTCAGAAGGACAACCAGTTTATTAATATACTATATCAGGTTACCGAACCGGTTTTGGTACCGATAAAGACATTTTTAGGAAGGACTGAATGGGGGAAAAATTCAATGATTGATGTATCCCCTATCATTGCTATTTTCTTAATATGGATATTATCATCATTGATATCATCCATATTTGGTGTACCGCAAATTTTTTCAGTATTTTAA
- a CDS encoding RNA-binding protein: MINRDAILKRISGIDDKIFLSKVIDKALKAQNSHCITSTDFLDPYQSNIIKKSIGDNSGVNCVFYGGYTGAEREIAIFCPQGMSISDFHTYEYPLKVIEVKWKSRISLTHRDFLGSLMGLGIKREKIGDILLEDDICRIIVISEIAEYLEYNLLKVGNANVEVTLTDVGEIQPQDRNFKEIKVSVASLRLDCIASSGFGISRSKIGEFIKGDKVSLNWEKISSLTKQVSEGDTISIRGKGRVIVDKIGAMTKKGRISITLLKYL, from the coding sequence ATGATTAACAGAGATGCGATTTTAAAAAGAATATCAGGAATTGATGACAAGATATTCCTTTCAAAAGTCATTGATAAAGCCTTAAAGGCTCAAAATTCACATTGTATAACAAGTACGGATTTCCTAGATCCATACCAATCTAATATTATAAAAAAATCAATTGGAGACAACTCAGGCGTCAATTGTGTCTTTTATGGTGGATACACTGGGGCAGAACGGGAGATTGCCATTTTCTGCCCACAAGGCATGTCTATTTCCGATTTTCACACTTATGAATACCCTTTAAAAGTAATTGAGGTTAAATGGAAAAGCAGGATATCTCTTACCCATCGTGATTTTTTAGGTTCATTGATGGGATTAGGTATTAAAAGAGAAAAAATTGGAGATATTTTATTGGAAGATGATATTTGCAGGATAATTGTTATCAGCGAAATAGCAGAATACTTAGAATACAATCTTTTAAAAGTTGGCAATGCCAATGTTGAAGTGACTTTGACGGATGTTGGAGAAATTCAGCCCCAGGACCGAAACTTTAAAGAAATCAAGGTTTCGGTAGCATCCTTAAGGCTTGACTGTATTGCAAGCAGCGGCTTTGGTATTTCAAGGAGTAAAATCGGAGAATTTATCAAGGGTGATAAGGTTTCTTTAAATTGGGAGAAGATTTCCAGTCTAACAAAACAGGTTAGTGAAGGAGATACTATATCCATAAGAGGTAAGGGAAGAGTGATTGTTGATAAGATTGGTGCTATGACAAAAAAAGGAAGGATAAGCATTACCCTGCTAAAGTATTTATAA